One Actinomycetota bacterium genomic region harbors:
- a CDS encoding universal stress protein has translation MGIRTVLVHTAVGSPEATLVVAAARGLAGLGVKKIVFACVLDASGLEGPVIMAKVDRTMADLRGLAAPLEGAGLEVECRVPTGEAEHELLSISAEDGVDAILSGTHGKSSVERLLIGSVSEALCAQASVPNVVVRFDHMREAEDPSRLLSGFAERLLVPTDFSDAADRALDAAIEFAARADGRVILAHVGTTRDAGARLRERSERGAAEGVDAVYVMREGGVAETLLTEAAEQGATGIVMGTRGVGSAWGELVLGSLSLTLLREADVPLMIVP, from the coding sequence ATGGGCATCCGCACCGTTCTCGTCCACACGGCGGTCGGCTCCCCGGAGGCGACGCTGGTCGTCGCGGCCGCCAGGGGGCTCGCCGGGCTCGGCGTGAAGAAGATCGTCTTCGCATGCGTGCTCGACGCATCGGGCCTCGAGGGCCCGGTCATCATGGCGAAGGTCGACCGGACGATGGCGGACCTGCGCGGGCTCGCCGCTCCGCTCGAGGGGGCCGGGCTCGAGGTGGAGTGCAGGGTGCCGACGGGCGAGGCGGAGCACGAGTTGCTCTCGATCTCCGCGGAGGACGGCGTGGACGCGATCCTGAGCGGCACGCATGGGAAGTCGAGCGTTGAGCGGCTGTTGATCGGCTCGGTCTCCGAGGCGCTGTGCGCGCAGGCGAGCGTCCCGAACGTCGTGGTGCGTTTCGACCACATGCGGGAGGCGGAGGACCCGTCCCGGCTGCTGTCCGGCTTCGCGGAGCGCCTGCTCGTGCCCACGGACTTCTCGGACGCCGCGGACCGCGCTCTCGACGCTGCGATCGAGTTCGCCGCGCGCGCGGACGGACGCGTCATCCTGGCGCACGTGGGCACGACGCGCGACGCGGGCGCCCGGCTGCGCGAACGCTCGGAGCGCGGCGCCGCCGAGGGCGTGGACGCGGTCTACGTGATGCGCGAGGGTGGTGTCGCGGAGACGCTTCTCACCGAAGCGGCCGAGCAGGGTGCGACGGGCATCGTGATGGGGACCCGCGGCGTCGGCAGCGCGTGGGGCGAGCTGGTCCTCGGCAGCCTGTCTCTGACGCTGCTCCGCGAGGCCGACGTGCCGCTGATGATCGTGCCGTAG